From one Acipenser ruthenus chromosome 21, fAciRut3.2 maternal haplotype, whole genome shotgun sequence genomic stretch:
- the LOC117428211 gene encoding cytospin-A-like isoform X3, which translates to MKKASRPAVTSSKAAAGSKTQSNEKLKSENGATGKSSSKTGGTAALSKTKSNDDLLAGVAGGLSVNNSVKGKRTCSVAGTSTAGTTGSTSEGKTKSSTGSSAKRGTSSGAKEVSSTRDRLRERSRAGTGKKLSSSAAAATNDATLAKRSRSHILAESETRMSKSKSDSQITDKAALETKVKDLLGLAKSKDVEILHLRNELRDMRAQLGLGETSEEGEEDKVVVAAEEEVVSITHQATDVESTLLQLQEQNNAIREQLNQLKNENRMLKDRLNALGFSLEQRLDGSEKIFSYQSLSLDLDVGSVHSDGGGTLTSSVEGSAPGSMEDLLSQDENTLMENRRSSSMDNLDSESSEVYQPITSSDDALDAPSCSSSSSESEGAPSRERSRKGSSGNVSEVSVACLTERIHQMEENQHSTAEELQATLQELSDLQQITQELNAENERLGEEKVILMDSLCQQSDKLEHYGRQIEYLRTLLDEHHISYVVDEDIKSGRYLELEQRYMELAENARFEREQLLGVQQHLSNTLKMAEQDNKEAQEMIGALKERNHHMDRIIDSEQKGKAALSAALEDYKATLGNEQLELNRFKCQLEQERQKVAELYSIHNSGDKSDIQELLESVRMDKEKAEALATNLQEDLGHTRNEANRLQDAFGKVEAEYRLFQDEAKKQIAELTMSLDKLRSALEEKETAIEDMKETIFELEDEVEQHRAVKLHDNLIISDLENSVKKLQDQKHDMEREIKILNRRLREESAEWRQFQADLQTAVVIANDIKSEAQEEIGDLRRRLLENQEKNEKLGKELDDIKNRKQDEERGRVYNYMNAVERDLAALRQGMGLSRRSSTSSEPSPTVKTLIKSFDNASQVIPGSAAAAAAAAAATATATAIPRTPLSPSPLKTPPAAAVSPIQRHSISGSMSSPKPLSSLADKRPSYAEINVPAGDSMSWGCTAEHLMRTSSTGRPASTLQRGPTIDSSKSISVSRRSSEEVKRDISAPDGASSSSLMTMGSASPQLSLSSSSPTASVTPTARSRLREERKDPLSALAREYGGSKRNALLRWCQKKTEGYQNIDITNFSSSWNDGLAFCAVLHTYLPAHIPYQELNNQDKRRNFTLAFQAAESVGIKSTLDINEMVRTERPDWQSVMTYLTAIYKYFET; encoded by the exons ATGAAGAAAGCAAGCAGGCCAGCGGTCACCTCATCGAAGGCTGCGGCAGGGAGTAAGACGCAGAGCAACGAGAAACTGAAATCTGAGAACGGGGCGACTGGGAAGAGCAGCTCCAAGACCGGAGGCACAGCGGCACTGTCCAAG ACAAAGAGCAATGATGACCTGTTAGCAGGGGTGGCTGGCGGTCTGTCGGTGAACAACAGTGTGAAGGGAAAGAGGACCTGCTCGGTGGCGGGCACCTCCACAGCCGGGACCACCGGCAGCACCTCCGAGGGCAAGACCAAGAGCAGCACTG GTTCTTCAGCTAAACGTGGCACGTCTTCTGGGGCTAAAGAGGTGAGCTCAACACGAGACAGACTCCGGGAGCGTTCTCGAGCTGGTACAGGCAAGAAGCTATCCTCCTCTGCAGCCGCTGCCACTAACGATGCCACGCTGGCCAAGCGATCCCGCAGCCACATACTGGCCGAGTCGGAGACGCGCATGAGCAAGTCCAAATCAGACAGCCAGATCACCGACAAAGCTGCCTTGGAGACTAAAGTGAAGGACCTTCTGGGCTTGGCAAAGAGCAAAGATGTGGAGATTCTGCACTTGCGCAACGAGCTGAGGGACATGCGGGCCCAGCTGGGCTTGGGCGAGACCTCTGAAGAGGGGGAGGAGGACAAAGTGGTGGTGGCGGCAGAGGAAGAGGTCGTCTCCATCACTCACCAAGCTACAGACGTGGAATCCACGCTGCTGCAGCTTCAAGAGCAGAACAATGCCATCCGTGAGCAGCTGAACCAGCTGAAGAACGAGAACCGCATGTTGAAAGACCGGTTGAATGCGCTGGGCTTCTCCCTGGAGCAGAGGTTGGACGGCTCGGAGAAGATCTTCAGCTACCAGTCCCTAAGCCTGGATTTAGATGTGGGAAGTGTCCACAGTGACGGAGGAGGGACGCTGACCTCCTCGGTGGAAGGATCAGCCCCTGGTTCCATGGAGGATCTCCTGAGCCAGGATGAGAACACTCTAATGGAAAACCGTCGCAGCAGCTCCATGGACAACCTGGACAGCGAATCCAGTGAGGTCTACCAACCCATCACCTCCAGCGACGATGCTCTGGACGCCCCTTCctgttcctcctcttcctccgAGTCCGAGGGGGCCCCGAGTCGAGAGAGGTCTCGGAAAGGCAGCAGCGGGAACGTCAGCGAGGTCTCAGTGGCCTGCTTGACGGAGAGGATCCACCAAATGGAGGAGAACCAGCACAGCACCGCCGAGGAGCTTCAGGCCACATTGCAGGAGCTGTCCGACCTGCAGCAGATCACTCAGGAGCTGAACGCAGAGAACGAGAGGCTGGGGGAGGAGAAAGTCATCCTGATGGACTCGCTGTGTCAGCAGAGCGACAAGCTGGAGCACTACGGCCGGCAGATCGAGTACCTCCGCACTTTGTTGGACGAGCATCACATCTCCTACGTCGTAGACGAAGACATCAAGAGCGGCCGTTACTTGGAGCTGGAGCAGCGATACATGGAGCTGGCGGAGAACGCGCGCTTCGAGCGAGAGCAGCTGCTCGGGGTCCAGCAGCACCTGAGCAACACCCTGAAGATGGCTGAGCAGGACAATAAGGAAGCCCAAGAGATGATCGGGGCCCTGAAGGAGAGGAACCACCACATGGACCGCATCATCGACTCGGAGCAGAAGGGCAAGGCGGCTCTCTCCGCTGCTCTGGAGGATTACAAAGCCACGCTTGGCAATGAACAGTTGGAGCTGAACCGCTTCAAATGCCAGCTGGAGCAAGAGAGGCAGAAGGTGGCTGAGCTCTACTCCATCCACAACTCTGGAGACAAGAGCGACATCCAGGAGCTGCTGGAGAGCGTGCGAATGGACAAGGAGAAGGCAGAGGCCCTGGCCACCAACCTGCAGGAGGATCTGGGTCACACACGCAATGAGGCCAACCGGCTGCAGGATGCCTTCGGCAAG GTGGAAGCAGAGTACAGGCTCTTCCAGGACGAGGCTAAGAAGCAGATTGCAGAGCTGACCATGAGCCTGGACAAGCTGCGCTCTGCTCTGGAGGAGAAGGAGACGGCCATCGAAGACATGAAGGAGACCATCTTCGAGCTGGAGGATGAGGTGGAGCAGCACCGCGCTGTCAAACTGCATGACAACCTAATCATCTCCGACCTCGAGA attctgtgaaaaagctccagGACCAAAAGCACGACATGGAGCGAGAAATTAAAATCCTGAACCGAAGACTTAGG GAGGAGTCTGCGGAGTGGCGTCAGTTCCAGGCAGACCTGCAGACAGCTGTGGTCATCGCGAACGACATCAAATCGGAAGCACAGGAGGAGATCGGAGACCTGCGGCGCCGGCTGCTCGAGAACCAGGAGAAGAACGAGAAGCTGGGCAAAGAGCTCGACGACATCAAGAACCGCAA gCAGGATGAGGAGCGTGGCCGGGTGTATAACTACATGAACGCAGTAGAGAGGGACCTGGCAGCTCTGAGGCAGGGCATGGGGCTAAGCCGCCGCTCCTCCACCTCCTCGGAGCCCTCGCCCACCGTCAAGACGCTCATCAAGTCCTTCGACAACGCCTCGCAAG TCATCCcgggctctgctgctgctgccgcagCCGCCGCTGCTGCCACGGCCACGGCTACGGCCATCCCCCGGACGCCCCTGAGCCCCAGCCCCCTGAAAACCCCCCCAGCAGCCGCTGTCTCACCCATCCAG AGACATTCGATAAGTGGATCCATGTCTTCACCTAAACCCCTCTCCTCGCTCGCAGACAAGCGGCCGAGCTATGCTGAGATCAATGTTCCAG CGGGTGATTCTATGTCCTGGGGCTGCACAG CAGAGCACCTGATGAGAACCTCCTCGACTGGCAGGCCAgcctccacactgcagagggggccCACCATCGACTCCTCCAAGTCTATCTCAG TGTCTCGGAGAAGCAGCGAAGAGGTGAAGCGTGATATCTCTGCTCCAGACGGTGCCTCTTCATCCTCTCTCATGACGATGGGATCAGcctctccccagctctctctctcctcctcctccccgacTGCTTCCGTCACACCCACAGCTCGCAGCCGCCTCCG GGAGGAGAGGAAGGACCCGCTGTCAGCGCTGGCCCGGGAGTATGGGGGTTCCAAGAGGAACGCTTTGCTCAGGTGGTGCCAGAAGAAAACCGAAGGATACCAG
- the LOC117428211 gene encoding cytospin-A-like isoform X2, with product MKKASRPAVTSSKAAAGSKTQSNEKLKSENGATGKSSSKTGGTAALSKTKSNDDLLAGVAGGLSVNNSVKGKRTCSVAGTSTAGTTGSTSEGKTKSSTGSSAKRGTSSGAKEVSSTRDRLRERSRAGTGKKLSSSAAAATNDATLAKRSRSHILAESETRMSKSKSDSQITDKAALETKVKDLLGLAKSKDVEILHLRNELRDMRAQLGLGETSEEGEEDKVVVAAEEEVVSITHQATDVESTLLQLQEQNNAIREQLNQLKNENRMLKDRLNALGFSLEQRLDGSEKIFSYQSLSLDLDVGSVHSDGGGTLTSSVEGSAPGSMEDLLSQDENTLMENRRSSSMDNLDSESSEVYQPITSSDDALDAPSCSSSSSESEGAPSRERSRKGSSGNVSEVSVACLTERIHQMEENQHSTAEELQATLQELSDLQQITQELNAENERLGEEKVILMDSLCQQSDKLEHYGRQIEYLRTLLDEHHISYVVDEDIKSGRYLELEQRYMELAENARFEREQLLGVQQHLSNTLKMAEQDNKEAQEMIGALKERNHHMDRIIDSEQKGKAALSAALEDYKATLGNEQLELNRFKCQLEQERQKVAELYSIHNSGDKSDIQELLESVRMDKEKAEALATNLQEDLGHTRNEANRLQDAFGKVEAEYRLFQDEAKKQIAELTMSLDKLRSALEEKETAIEDMKETIFELEDEVEQHRAVKLHDNLIISDLENSVKKLQDQKHDMEREIKILNRRLRLSEYLCCSLQEESAEWRQFQADLQTAVVIANDIKSEAQEEIGDLRRRLLENQEKNEKLGKELDDIKNRKQDEERGRVYNYMNAVERDLAALRQGMGLSRRSSTSSEPSPTVKTLIKSFDNASQVIPGSAAAAAAAAAATATATAIPRTPLSPSPLKTPPAAAVSPIQRHSISGSMSSPKPLSSLADKRPSYAEINVPAGDSMSWGCTEHLMRTSSTGRPASTLQRGPTIDSSKSISVSRRSSEEVKRDISAPDGASSSSLMTMGSASPQLSLSSSSPTASVTPTARSRLREERKDPLSALAREYGGSKRNALLRWCQKKTEGYQNIDITNFSSSWNDGLAFCAVLHTYLPAHIPYQELNNQDKRRNFTLAFQAAESVGIKSTLDINEMVRTERPDWQSVMTYLTAIYKYFET from the exons ATGAAGAAAGCAAGCAGGCCAGCGGTCACCTCATCGAAGGCTGCGGCAGGGAGTAAGACGCAGAGCAACGAGAAACTGAAATCTGAGAACGGGGCGACTGGGAAGAGCAGCTCCAAGACCGGAGGCACAGCGGCACTGTCCAAG ACAAAGAGCAATGATGACCTGTTAGCAGGGGTGGCTGGCGGTCTGTCGGTGAACAACAGTGTGAAGGGAAAGAGGACCTGCTCGGTGGCGGGCACCTCCACAGCCGGGACCACCGGCAGCACCTCCGAGGGCAAGACCAAGAGCAGCACTG GTTCTTCAGCTAAACGTGGCACGTCTTCTGGGGCTAAAGAGGTGAGCTCAACACGAGACAGACTCCGGGAGCGTTCTCGAGCTGGTACAGGCAAGAAGCTATCCTCCTCTGCAGCCGCTGCCACTAACGATGCCACGCTGGCCAAGCGATCCCGCAGCCACATACTGGCCGAGTCGGAGACGCGCATGAGCAAGTCCAAATCAGACAGCCAGATCACCGACAAAGCTGCCTTGGAGACTAAAGTGAAGGACCTTCTGGGCTTGGCAAAGAGCAAAGATGTGGAGATTCTGCACTTGCGCAACGAGCTGAGGGACATGCGGGCCCAGCTGGGCTTGGGCGAGACCTCTGAAGAGGGGGAGGAGGACAAAGTGGTGGTGGCGGCAGAGGAAGAGGTCGTCTCCATCACTCACCAAGCTACAGACGTGGAATCCACGCTGCTGCAGCTTCAAGAGCAGAACAATGCCATCCGTGAGCAGCTGAACCAGCTGAAGAACGAGAACCGCATGTTGAAAGACCGGTTGAATGCGCTGGGCTTCTCCCTGGAGCAGAGGTTGGACGGCTCGGAGAAGATCTTCAGCTACCAGTCCCTAAGCCTGGATTTAGATGTGGGAAGTGTCCACAGTGACGGAGGAGGGACGCTGACCTCCTCGGTGGAAGGATCAGCCCCTGGTTCCATGGAGGATCTCCTGAGCCAGGATGAGAACACTCTAATGGAAAACCGTCGCAGCAGCTCCATGGACAACCTGGACAGCGAATCCAGTGAGGTCTACCAACCCATCACCTCCAGCGACGATGCTCTGGACGCCCCTTCctgttcctcctcttcctccgAGTCCGAGGGGGCCCCGAGTCGAGAGAGGTCTCGGAAAGGCAGCAGCGGGAACGTCAGCGAGGTCTCAGTGGCCTGCTTGACGGAGAGGATCCACCAAATGGAGGAGAACCAGCACAGCACCGCCGAGGAGCTTCAGGCCACATTGCAGGAGCTGTCCGACCTGCAGCAGATCACTCAGGAGCTGAACGCAGAGAACGAGAGGCTGGGGGAGGAGAAAGTCATCCTGATGGACTCGCTGTGTCAGCAGAGCGACAAGCTGGAGCACTACGGCCGGCAGATCGAGTACCTCCGCACTTTGTTGGACGAGCATCACATCTCCTACGTCGTAGACGAAGACATCAAGAGCGGCCGTTACTTGGAGCTGGAGCAGCGATACATGGAGCTGGCGGAGAACGCGCGCTTCGAGCGAGAGCAGCTGCTCGGGGTCCAGCAGCACCTGAGCAACACCCTGAAGATGGCTGAGCAGGACAATAAGGAAGCCCAAGAGATGATCGGGGCCCTGAAGGAGAGGAACCACCACATGGACCGCATCATCGACTCGGAGCAGAAGGGCAAGGCGGCTCTCTCCGCTGCTCTGGAGGATTACAAAGCCACGCTTGGCAATGAACAGTTGGAGCTGAACCGCTTCAAATGCCAGCTGGAGCAAGAGAGGCAGAAGGTGGCTGAGCTCTACTCCATCCACAACTCTGGAGACAAGAGCGACATCCAGGAGCTGCTGGAGAGCGTGCGAATGGACAAGGAGAAGGCAGAGGCCCTGGCCACCAACCTGCAGGAGGATCTGGGTCACACACGCAATGAGGCCAACCGGCTGCAGGATGCCTTCGGCAAG GTGGAAGCAGAGTACAGGCTCTTCCAGGACGAGGCTAAGAAGCAGATTGCAGAGCTGACCATGAGCCTGGACAAGCTGCGCTCTGCTCTGGAGGAGAAGGAGACGGCCATCGAAGACATGAAGGAGACCATCTTCGAGCTGGAGGATGAGGTGGAGCAGCACCGCGCTGTCAAACTGCATGACAACCTAATCATCTCCGACCTCGAGA attctgtgaaaaagctccagGACCAAAAGCACGACATGGAGCGAGAAATTAAAATCCTGAACCGAAGACTTAGG CTCAGCGAGTATCTGTGCTGCTCTCTGCAGGAGGAGTCTGCGGAGTGGCGTCAGTTCCAGGCAGACCTGCAGACAGCTGTGGTCATCGCGAACGACATCAAATCGGAAGCACAGGAGGAGATCGGAGACCTGCGGCGCCGGCTGCTCGAGAACCAGGAGAAGAACGAGAAGCTGGGCAAAGAGCTCGACGACATCAAGAACCGCAA gCAGGATGAGGAGCGTGGCCGGGTGTATAACTACATGAACGCAGTAGAGAGGGACCTGGCAGCTCTGAGGCAGGGCATGGGGCTAAGCCGCCGCTCCTCCACCTCCTCGGAGCCCTCGCCCACCGTCAAGACGCTCATCAAGTCCTTCGACAACGCCTCGCAAG TCATCCcgggctctgctgctgctgccgcagCCGCCGCTGCTGCCACGGCCACGGCTACGGCCATCCCCCGGACGCCCCTGAGCCCCAGCCCCCTGAAAACCCCCCCAGCAGCCGCTGTCTCACCCATCCAG AGACATTCGATAAGTGGATCCATGTCTTCACCTAAACCCCTCTCCTCGCTCGCAGACAAGCGGCCGAGCTATGCTGAGATCAATGTTCCAG CGGGTGATTCTATGTCCTGGGGCTGCACAG AGCACCTGATGAGAACCTCCTCGACTGGCAGGCCAgcctccacactgcagagggggccCACCATCGACTCCTCCAAGTCTATCTCAG TGTCTCGGAGAAGCAGCGAAGAGGTGAAGCGTGATATCTCTGCTCCAGACGGTGCCTCTTCATCCTCTCTCATGACGATGGGATCAGcctctccccagctctctctctcctcctcctccccgacTGCTTCCGTCACACCCACAGCTCGCAGCCGCCTCCG GGAGGAGAGGAAGGACCCGCTGTCAGCGCTGGCCCGGGAGTATGGGGGTTCCAAGAGGAACGCTTTGCTCAGGTGGTGCCAGAAGAAAACCGAAGGATACCAG
- the LOC117428211 gene encoding cytospin-A-like isoform X5, translating into MKKASRPAVTSSKAAAGSKTQSNEKLKSENGATGKSSSKTGGTAALSKTKSNDDLLAGVAGGLSVNNSVKGKRTCSVAGTSTAGTTGSTSEGKTKSSTGSSAKRGTSSGAKEVSSTRDRLRERSRAGTGKKLSSSAAAATNDATLAKRSRSHILAESETRMSKSKSDSQITDKAALETKVKDLLGLAKSKDVEILHLRNELRDMRAQLGLGETSEEGEEDKVVVAAEEEVVSITHQATDVESTLLQLQEQNNAIREQLNQLKNENRMLKDRLNALGFSLEQRLDGSEKIFSYQSLSLDLDVGSVHSDGGGTLTSSVEGSAPGSMEDLLSQDENTLMENRRSSSMDNLDSESSEVYQPITSSDDALDAPSCSSSSSESEGAPSRERSRKGSSGNVSEVSVACLTERIHQMEENQHSTAEELQATLQELSDLQQITQELNAENERLGEEKVILMDSLCQQSDKLEHYGRQIEYLRTLLDEHHISYVVDEDIKSGRYLELEQRYMELAENARFEREQLLGVQQHLSNTLKMAEQDNKEAQEMIGALKERNHHMDRIIDSEQKGKAALSAALEDYKATLGNEQLELNRFKCQLEQERQKVAELYSIHNSGDKSDIQELLESVRMDKEKAEALATNLQEDLGHTRNEANRLQDAFGKVEAEYRLFQDEAKKQIAELTMSLDKLRSALEEKETAIEDMKETIFELEDEVEQHRAVKLHDNLIISDLENSVKKLQDQKHDMEREIKILNRRLRLSEYLCCSLQEESAEWRQFQADLQTAVVIANDIKSEAQEEIGDLRRRLLENQEKNEKLGKELDDIKNRKQDEERGRVYNYMNAVERDLAALRQGMGLSRRSSTSSEPSPTVKTLIKSFDNASQVIPGSAAAAAAAAAATATATAIPRTPLSPSPLKTPPAAAVSPIQRHSISGSMSSPKPLSSLADKRPSYAEINVPEHLMRTSSTGRPASTLQRGPTIDSSKSISVSRRSSEEVKRDISAPDGASSSSLMTMGSASPQLSLSSSSPTASVTPTARSRLREERKDPLSALAREYGGSKRNALLRWCQKKTEGYQNIDITNFSSSWNDGLAFCAVLHTYLPAHIPYQELNNQDKRRNFTLAFQAAESVGIKSTLDINEMVRTERPDWQSVMTYLTAIYKYFET; encoded by the exons ATGAAGAAAGCAAGCAGGCCAGCGGTCACCTCATCGAAGGCTGCGGCAGGGAGTAAGACGCAGAGCAACGAGAAACTGAAATCTGAGAACGGGGCGACTGGGAAGAGCAGCTCCAAGACCGGAGGCACAGCGGCACTGTCCAAG ACAAAGAGCAATGATGACCTGTTAGCAGGGGTGGCTGGCGGTCTGTCGGTGAACAACAGTGTGAAGGGAAAGAGGACCTGCTCGGTGGCGGGCACCTCCACAGCCGGGACCACCGGCAGCACCTCCGAGGGCAAGACCAAGAGCAGCACTG GTTCTTCAGCTAAACGTGGCACGTCTTCTGGGGCTAAAGAGGTGAGCTCAACACGAGACAGACTCCGGGAGCGTTCTCGAGCTGGTACAGGCAAGAAGCTATCCTCCTCTGCAGCCGCTGCCACTAACGATGCCACGCTGGCCAAGCGATCCCGCAGCCACATACTGGCCGAGTCGGAGACGCGCATGAGCAAGTCCAAATCAGACAGCCAGATCACCGACAAAGCTGCCTTGGAGACTAAAGTGAAGGACCTTCTGGGCTTGGCAAAGAGCAAAGATGTGGAGATTCTGCACTTGCGCAACGAGCTGAGGGACATGCGGGCCCAGCTGGGCTTGGGCGAGACCTCTGAAGAGGGGGAGGAGGACAAAGTGGTGGTGGCGGCAGAGGAAGAGGTCGTCTCCATCACTCACCAAGCTACAGACGTGGAATCCACGCTGCTGCAGCTTCAAGAGCAGAACAATGCCATCCGTGAGCAGCTGAACCAGCTGAAGAACGAGAACCGCATGTTGAAAGACCGGTTGAATGCGCTGGGCTTCTCCCTGGAGCAGAGGTTGGACGGCTCGGAGAAGATCTTCAGCTACCAGTCCCTAAGCCTGGATTTAGATGTGGGAAGTGTCCACAGTGACGGAGGAGGGACGCTGACCTCCTCGGTGGAAGGATCAGCCCCTGGTTCCATGGAGGATCTCCTGAGCCAGGATGAGAACACTCTAATGGAAAACCGTCGCAGCAGCTCCATGGACAACCTGGACAGCGAATCCAGTGAGGTCTACCAACCCATCACCTCCAGCGACGATGCTCTGGACGCCCCTTCctgttcctcctcttcctccgAGTCCGAGGGGGCCCCGAGTCGAGAGAGGTCTCGGAAAGGCAGCAGCGGGAACGTCAGCGAGGTCTCAGTGGCCTGCTTGACGGAGAGGATCCACCAAATGGAGGAGAACCAGCACAGCACCGCCGAGGAGCTTCAGGCCACATTGCAGGAGCTGTCCGACCTGCAGCAGATCACTCAGGAGCTGAACGCAGAGAACGAGAGGCTGGGGGAGGAGAAAGTCATCCTGATGGACTCGCTGTGTCAGCAGAGCGACAAGCTGGAGCACTACGGCCGGCAGATCGAGTACCTCCGCACTTTGTTGGACGAGCATCACATCTCCTACGTCGTAGACGAAGACATCAAGAGCGGCCGTTACTTGGAGCTGGAGCAGCGATACATGGAGCTGGCGGAGAACGCGCGCTTCGAGCGAGAGCAGCTGCTCGGGGTCCAGCAGCACCTGAGCAACACCCTGAAGATGGCTGAGCAGGACAATAAGGAAGCCCAAGAGATGATCGGGGCCCTGAAGGAGAGGAACCACCACATGGACCGCATCATCGACTCGGAGCAGAAGGGCAAGGCGGCTCTCTCCGCTGCTCTGGAGGATTACAAAGCCACGCTTGGCAATGAACAGTTGGAGCTGAACCGCTTCAAATGCCAGCTGGAGCAAGAGAGGCAGAAGGTGGCTGAGCTCTACTCCATCCACAACTCTGGAGACAAGAGCGACATCCAGGAGCTGCTGGAGAGCGTGCGAATGGACAAGGAGAAGGCAGAGGCCCTGGCCACCAACCTGCAGGAGGATCTGGGTCACACACGCAATGAGGCCAACCGGCTGCAGGATGCCTTCGGCAAG GTGGAAGCAGAGTACAGGCTCTTCCAGGACGAGGCTAAGAAGCAGATTGCAGAGCTGACCATGAGCCTGGACAAGCTGCGCTCTGCTCTGGAGGAGAAGGAGACGGCCATCGAAGACATGAAGGAGACCATCTTCGAGCTGGAGGATGAGGTGGAGCAGCACCGCGCTGTCAAACTGCATGACAACCTAATCATCTCCGACCTCGAGA attctgtgaaaaagctccagGACCAAAAGCACGACATGGAGCGAGAAATTAAAATCCTGAACCGAAGACTTAGG CTCAGCGAGTATCTGTGCTGCTCTCTGCAGGAGGAGTCTGCGGAGTGGCGTCAGTTCCAGGCAGACCTGCAGACAGCTGTGGTCATCGCGAACGACATCAAATCGGAAGCACAGGAGGAGATCGGAGACCTGCGGCGCCGGCTGCTCGAGAACCAGGAGAAGAACGAGAAGCTGGGCAAAGAGCTCGACGACATCAAGAACCGCAA gCAGGATGAGGAGCGTGGCCGGGTGTATAACTACATGAACGCAGTAGAGAGGGACCTGGCAGCTCTGAGGCAGGGCATGGGGCTAAGCCGCCGCTCCTCCACCTCCTCGGAGCCCTCGCCCACCGTCAAGACGCTCATCAAGTCCTTCGACAACGCCTCGCAAG TCATCCcgggctctgctgctgctgccgcagCCGCCGCTGCTGCCACGGCCACGGCTACGGCCATCCCCCGGACGCCCCTGAGCCCCAGCCCCCTGAAAACCCCCCCAGCAGCCGCTGTCTCACCCATCCAG AGACATTCGATAAGTGGATCCATGTCTTCACCTAAACCCCTCTCCTCGCTCGCAGACAAGCGGCCGAGCTATGCTGAGATCAATGTTCCAG AGCACCTGATGAGAACCTCCTCGACTGGCAGGCCAgcctccacactgcagagggggccCACCATCGACTCCTCCAAGTCTATCTCAG TGTCTCGGAGAAGCAGCGAAGAGGTGAAGCGTGATATCTCTGCTCCAGACGGTGCCTCTTCATCCTCTCTCATGACGATGGGATCAGcctctccccagctctctctctcctcctcctccccgacTGCTTCCGTCACACCCACAGCTCGCAGCCGCCTCCG GGAGGAGAGGAAGGACCCGCTGTCAGCGCTGGCCCGGGAGTATGGGGGTTCCAAGAGGAACGCTTTGCTCAGGTGGTGCCAGAAGAAAACCGAAGGATACCAG